One Flagellimonas sp. CMM7 genomic region harbors:
- a CDS encoding FGGY-family carbohydrate kinase, whose product MVNTLWQQDYDRMAKKKVTAVFDIGKTNKKFFLFDENYDEVHREYRQFENKFDNENHPCENLEELRIWLKGIFETITSLDEFDVQALNFSTYGASLVHLDEHGSPLLPMYNYTKPLPEEVTKRFFAKYGPKKKLLATTGADNAGLLNSGMQLFWLKYFKPEVFEKIKVSLHLPQYISYVFTGIPVSEYTSLGCHTLLWDYQKRDYHDWVYQEGFHNMLAPLVPSETSINMNYNGKRIKVGVGIHDSSAALLPYIKGAKEKFVLVSTGTWSIAFNPFVEGHLSERDVENGCINYMRINGKPVMASRIFLGNEYKLQVDFLNKHFETEKDRHKKVKFDFNTFFEINKDFVHLFKWKSFSVENMPEETTIPYDTFEHAYHHLMMELTLIQVKFIKKVMDERVIDNLYIDGGFSDNDIYVKLLAHYMRNAKVMTTDSALGSSIGAVIAISDQQLNTKFLRKNYALKKHVPFVIK is encoded by the coding sequence AACCGCGGTCTTTGATATCGGTAAAACAAATAAAAAATTCTTCCTTTTCGATGAGAATTATGACGAAGTGCATCGTGAATATCGCCAGTTCGAAAATAAGTTCGATAATGAAAACCACCCTTGCGAAAATCTGGAGGAACTACGGATTTGGCTGAAAGGTATTTTTGAAACCATAACAAGCCTTGACGAATTTGACGTTCAGGCCCTGAATTTCTCCACGTATGGGGCCAGCCTAGTGCATCTGGATGAACATGGCAGCCCTTTGCTGCCCATGTACAACTATACCAAACCCCTTCCAGAAGAAGTTACCAAAAGGTTTTTTGCCAAGTACGGACCAAAAAAGAAGCTGTTGGCCACCACGGGTGCGGACAATGCGGGACTGTTAAATTCAGGAATGCAATTGTTTTGGCTCAAATACTTTAAGCCGGAAGTCTTTGAGAAAATCAAGGTTTCCCTGCACTTGCCCCAATACATCAGTTATGTTTTCACAGGAATTCCCGTTTCGGAGTATACCAGTTTGGGCTGTCACACCTTACTTTGGGACTATCAAAAAAGAGACTATCATGATTGGGTGTATCAAGAAGGGTTCCATAACATGTTGGCACCACTGGTCCCGTCGGAAACGAGTATCAATATGAATTATAACGGCAAGAGAATCAAGGTCGGTGTTGGTATTCATGATAGCTCAGCAGCCCTTTTGCCCTACATAAAGGGTGCCAAGGAAAAGTTTGTACTTGTTTCAACAGGCACCTGGAGCATAGCCTTCAATCCATTTGTTGAGGGACATTTATCCGAGCGGGATGTCGAAAATGGATGTATCAACTATATGCGCATCAACGGCAAGCCCGTGATGGCATCGAGAATATTTTTGGGCAATGAATATAAACTACAAGTTGATTTTTTGAACAAACATTTTGAGACCGAAAAGGATAGGCACAAAAAGGTAAAGTTTGATTTCAATACTTTTTTTGAAATCAACAAAGATTTCGTGCACCTGTTTAAATGGAAAAGTTTTTCAGTTGAGAACATGCCAGAAGAAACAACTATTCCCTACGATACTTTTGAACATGCTTACCATCATCTGATGATGGAATTGACCCTAATACAAGTAAAGTTCATCAAAAAAGTAATGGATGAAAGGGTTATAGACAACCTTTACATTGATGGTGGTTTCAGCGATAATGACATTTACGTGAAGCTATTGGCACATTACATGAGGAATGCAAAGGTCATGACCACGGATTCTGCACTTGGATCATCGATTGGAGCTGTGATAGCCATTTCTGACCAACAATTGAATACGAAGTTTCTAAGAAAAAATTACGCACTCAAAAAACACGTACCCTTCGTAATCAAATGA